CGCCTTTCAACACCAGCAACCCTCGCTCTAGATCTTCATCCCTTGCAACGCACCATAGCGGCGTAACAGCAGCGGGTGGGACATCGCCGACTCCGCCTTCTTGCTGTATTTGTTTTGCATCACCTGTTCGGCTTGCTTGGCGAAACTCCCCTTGTCGACGCGAGGGAACAGCCGCGGGCCGACGGCTAACAGCGTCATCGCATCGAGTCCCGGTGTGGCGTCCTGCAGCATCGCCACGGCGACCGCGTCGCAGGAGAATTCGTCTAGACGCGACAGCGGTTTGTAGTGGTTGGAGATCGTGCCCCGAATCAGTCCGGTATGCCCGAGGGCGTGGTGCGCGAGTTCGTGGCCGATGATGAAGTCGAGGATTTCCGGTTTGTCGTTATCCAACGCGCCGTAGACGATGTCGTCGATCAACACGATGTTGTGTTTCGATCCGATCTTCAGCGCAAATGCGTTCTGTTCATTCGATTCGATGATATAGACATCGGGCAGCGATTTGAGTTCCAGCTGGCCGGCCATTCGCGCAACCGAAGCGTAGATCGCGGGGAATTGATCGGGAGCGACTTTGACGCCGTTCCCCATTAACACCGCTTCGGCTTTCTTGGCGCGCTGGTTGTATTTCACAAGCGCGATCAACCACGCGATCAATGCGATGCCATAGGTGCCGACGATGGACAGCAAGATAAGGATCGGCCCCACGATGCCGAACAGCAGCCAGCCGATCATCGCATGCAAACCGGTCCCTCGCGCGACGTGCTCTTTCGGTTTCACCCGCGGCGCGTTCAACGCACTCTGCGAAGGTGGGGAAGAGCTGATCGGATCATCGAACGTGCTTGCCATTGGGGGACTCCGGGCGGGGTTTCGGCGCTGTCATCTGACTCCCACTTCAACTTTCTTGACGGACTGTCGTGAAGGGGGGTTTTGAAAAATTTAGCGTCTGCCGAAGCGACGCACCACCATTTTGTGGTCTTTCACCAATCAGAGAGAGCTGCCGTGATTCAACAACTTGGGATACGGGGGCTGCAAAATATCGGAACTGTCGCGTCGCCACGACCCGTGGCGCTAACGGCTTCATCGATTTTTCACATCGCGTCGATCCGCCATCGGCAACGGATGCAAACAACACTCCACACCTGAAAAAAACTAACGCTCCGCAACGACATGGCAAAGCGTGTTGATCACCGCGCCAACCGAGAAGATTGGCCACCGCGCCGACGCTCGATCCGCTTGCCGCGGTGTTCGTCGGAAGGTTCGCCCAGGCGCAAACGCCTGAGCGATCGGCTCCAGGAATCCTTGTGGCGAAACGACGTTCGCGGAACTTTTATTGCCAAATTCTTCGCTGAGAGTGTGGCATTTGTGAAAGCGTTTAGTCCTTAGGAAGTATGGGGATGGACTACCGCTATTCTGCTTCTCTGTTCGAAAACTGCCGAGGGAACGACTCATGGCTGTCACGCATCGGTACGGATCGGCTGGGGTTCTGATCCTGGCACTGATCATCGCCCCCCAAACAATCGCTCAGGATCCAGTTGCCGGGCGGGAGTTGTTCGAGCGGGAGTGGCAGTATGTCGATCGGGGAACAACATTCACCGCATGGAGTACAACAACTCGGATGCCGCAGCGGCGAGGTCGGGGGCGAGGTCCACGACCGCAACACCGCGACAGCGGCCGCGAGTTGACGTCCATGCTGCCCGCCGAGGGGATGGAGGGCATGGCCGATGGGCTGGGGCCGCTGCACAACGCCGTCTCTTGTGCGGCGTGTCACCCTGGCGGTGGAGCATCGGGAGTGGAGCACAACGTGACGCTGATCACCGTCGACCCTCGATCACCCATTTTTGAACGGTCGGCGGGGCGTGGTGGTCGCGGACGTGCCGGAGGTTCCGACATGGACTTCTTTCCCGGGCTGGTCTCCGGCAACACGCTCTCCTTCAACACCGTCGTTCACGACCTCTCGACACGCCGCGGCTATCGAGCGATCCGCCAACGCTTGGCCGTCGGCGTCCCCAACGGTCTACCCGATGTGTGGTTTGATCCTCTCTCGCGGACCGTCGATGCGATCGCCAGCCAACCGGTCGTTGCCGGCCGTTATGGAACGCTCGACTACTACCTAAGTCAACGCAATTCGCCGCCGCTGCATGGCATGGGGGATATCGAGAGGATCTCCACGAATCGATTGAAAGCCATAGCGCTCTCTCGGACCCGATCGTCCGGCGGAACGATCTCCGGGCGAGTGGCGGGGAAGTATGGTTGGCGTGGCCAAGTCGACACGTTGTCCGATTTTGTCGCCGGAGCGTGCGCGTCGGAGTTGGGGCTGAACGTGGCCAACACCGCGCGACAAGCGGGTGATCCCGCCGATCCCCGCTACCTCAGCTTGGCAGCCGATGTATCGACGACCCAGGTCGCCGATCTCACCCGTTACGTCGCCGACTTGCCAGCCCCCGCCAAACCGTTGCTCTCTCTGGAGGAACGCAAACGGGTTCACCGCGGTGAACAGATTTTTCACTCCATTGGATGTGCAGCCTGCCACATCGCAGATCTCCCGCCGGCGCGAGGAATTTTTAGCGATCTATTGCTGCACGACATGGGGCCCGATCTGCAAGATCCGTTCCCCGCCCCGGCGTACCAGTTGGCGAGCACTCGTTCGGCGGCGCCGGCGAGTCGCTACCCGAGTCGATATGGCCGTGGAGAGGCGTGGACATATCGCAGCGATGCCCCATCGGATCGCCGCCGCGCTGTCGCGAATGATGGCAGAACCTCGCTTGCAACGGGAACGCCTGAACCGATCGCGCTTGACTATCCGGAGCAACCGCAATTTCCCCGCGGCGAAGTCAAAGAGGCGGATCTGAAGGGGCGGCACCGGTTCTCGTGGGATGCGTTGCAGCGGGAATGGAAGACACCGCCGCTGTGGGGCGTCGCCGATTCAGCTCCCTACCTTCACGATGGTCGAGCGGCAACCCTGACCGATGCGATCCAATGGCACGGCGGCGAAGCGGATCAATCGAAACGCAAGTTTGACAGGCTGAACGAAGACCAACAGCAACTGCTGCTCGCGTTTTTAGAGAGCATGAAGGGCCCGGTGGATTGAACGAAGAAATCGCCCCACCGTCCCCTCTCTCGTTTAACCGCACGCCCAAAGGGCCGCGCGTCCCCCGAGTCCCAACACGATCCCACGCGCCGCATCGCCATCCATCAACCTGCATCCCGTCGCCGCCAGCCACCTACTCCTTCGATGGCCCCGACGCTCGTTCCTGATACTGGCAGGCGGTTCGCGTTGGTGCCGAGAGTTCGGTCCGCAGAGCGTGCAGGATCGGGATCGCTTCTGCGCGATGCAGGCCGTCGCTGTGGCGGCCGGCGCGTTGAGCGAAGAACAATCGGGTGCGGAGGTGGTCGAGGCACTGGCAATCCGATTTGGCTTCGTCGCTGCACGATTCTCCCTGCTCATCCCAGAACGCGTAGCCGTCGAACGTCAGCGCAAACTCTTCGATAGCAACCATCTCCGCCTCATCCGCCGGGATGTCGCGCAACCGAAGCTGCGGCGAAGGAATGTTTTTACGTTCCATCATCTTCGTCCAGGTTTAAGTTGTCGTTTGATATCGGGAACGGGAACGGATTTTAAGCAGAGAAGGTTCCGGGAATCAGGTATTTGAGTCCCGGAACCTTTTCTTGTCGGACTTTTACCGAATTCTGTTCCCTTACTATTTGCTGGTCTCAAATCTCTTCAAGAGCTTGAGTTGCGGATCGAGCATTGCCCAGAAAACAACGCAAGAGGCGATCAGAGGAAGCGACCAGTTGAACACTCGCGAATCGTGAGCGACAACTGATGGGTTGTCTGGGGCATACAAGATTGCAAGCGACTCTCCGTAACCCGGGCGAAGCCAAAATGGCCCCGCTTTCAACTTGGCTTCGTGTTCGATTCCGTTTTTTCCAGTGTAGAGCAAGAGGTACCAGTCCGACCATCCTCCGTATTTACGCGAAGACGATTCATGTATCTCTTCAATTGTTGCCCTAGCACGTTCACCTGTGAATTCAAGGAATATGCATCGGTGACATCTCCATACGACGATGCCAATCATGACGATGGCAAGTATGTGACCTCTTTTGTGTGCTTTAATAGGTTTGGTCATGAATTCATAACGAGAGATTTGAGTCCGCCGACTATGGCCAGCGTTATGCGGGCGGCGGCCGTGAGCTGCAACATTGCGTAAAGGGCAACGACCGTCGCTCCGTATCATCGCATGGTTCGGTCGCCGCTTAGAATCGCCGGCTACGATCTCATTTTGGGATAGGAAAAGGTTCCAGGACTCAAAACAGACTTTGAGTCCTGGAACCTTTTCTGCATCGTCGCAGTGATCATGCGGCCACTATTGCACACCGGCATGGTGTCGAACCGACGTTGTTCGTTTTATGAATCGCGGATGAATCGCATGTCTTCTACTGGCATGTAACGACCGGGATCAGCGGGCGGCGGGAGCTGATATTGATGTCACGAGAAACCGGACCACTGCCGCTCCGTTGCATCCAATGGTTCGTCGTTTACTTGTTTGTCAATGGGACCTTCTCGACACGCTCATCTGCCGTTTTCATCATCATTGCACGCAACGCCATCCTATACCTTGGGTCAGCGAAGGCATACGCATCTCCTTTTGGCGTTCGCTTGAGAACAGGTTGGTCTCCTTTACCGAGCTGCGCAAGAATCTGGGTGACATTGAGCGTGGTTCCGCTTGTTGAATTGGGAAACTCTCGTCGAATCAATTCTTCAACGTCGGATGCCTTGACATGTTCATTTTCCGTGCAACCCAAAGCGAACAGCGTTTGATTTCGCCGACCGGCCTTGGTGTCTCGTTCGTTCATATGTTGTTCAACCACGGCGTAGCCGTGGTACATAGATTGCGAGAGCCAAAGCTCGTCTGCCCTTTCGAGCGTGTCTGAGTCGACCGTGCACCCTGAGTGATGTATCAGGTTGGCAACTTCGAGACAGTACTCATGGATCATCTGCGGAATGCGATCCGTAACCCAAGCAACATGTTTGTATACCGAACTGGGGTCTTCGACTGTATACCGTAGTCGTTTCTCAAATCCCTTCTCCACAAGCGACCTGCATTGCGTAAGTGATAGACGCGACACCTCGGGAAGCTCTCTCAGGCGATTGGCGACTGTCGCGTGGTGGGGCGTCTTGTAGTAGTACTCCCGTACTCCGCTTGGAACTCCCACAATCAGTAGTTTGACGTCGTAGTACGCGTAACGTTCGTCGTCACAGAGGATCAGAAGATCAGCAAGCTCTTTGAGAAATTGGTCCGTGAAAGCTGCTTCAAGATTGTCTAGAACCAATATGCCAGATCGCGAACCGGCGCGTTGCCGAATAGCTGCAAGACAAGACTCGAAGGGTTCCTTCTGCCCCAGTTCGTATTGTCCCGTATGGTCCAGTCTGCCTTTTGCTACGATCGTGTTTAGTTCAGCAGATTTGCTTTCAGAGTATCCCGTCTTCTCAGCGATCTCGTGACGCGAGACGAGGTTTGCCAATTCATTGGTGATTGAACCGAGCCTAGAAGCGTTAGCGAGATTTGCAACCTCAAAGTGGACATCTAAGTCGGACAGCACCTTCTTGTACAGCCAGGATTTACCAGTTCCGCTGTCACCATGGATGAGCAGGTGCTGTTGGCTATTCAGACCATTGCGGAGCGCTCTTTCAAGCTCTTCTCGTGCCACATACATATCTGGATTGATAGAAGCTGCACGTGGTGTGAAAACGGTATCAGGTGTTGGTCTTAGAGACATATATAGAGCTAAATCATTTATCGACGAACTATGGTTCTCACCGGTGTTGTTAGTGAGAATCGGGGATTTAGGATTGTTCTCGGGAGGTTGCGTGTTGTGTTAGCAACCCATCGACGACCTCGCGTGGTACGACTCACTTTGGTCAATGTCGTCGATTGCGATGGGCTTCGTTGCTTAGGGGGAGGCTTGTTCAGACGCCATCGCTCGTGCCCCTCTCATGGACGGCTGGATGGGATTTTACCCGTCGTTCGGCGTAATGCAAGCATGAAGGCAGGGGGCGAGGTTTGTTCGCAGTGATTGCACCGAGAGATCGCGGCAGAGCGCGTAGCTTGGGCTGCAACGATTTGGGACGCCAGTGCGCGGGGAAAACGACCGCGGGCGGTTACTACAGCACGCGGCGGACGATTAGTAGGGCGATCGCTATCGCGACGGCTATCGTGACTATCCAGAAGATGTTTTCGTGACGAAAAAATGAACGGCCAGGATCGTTGTTGGAATTCATCGCTATGGTCCTCCCTTACGCCAAATTATACGGCGTGCCGGCCGCGATGACACGGATGTTTTTCCGTTGGGAGAGTTCGAGCTCGCAGTCGCGGGTGCGCCAAAGTTGGAGCGGTGGGGTGGAGCAGCGGACGGCAGGCGCTGGCGCAAGGGGTGGATTCGTCGATCGGCATCAAGATCGCGTCGGTGGCGCCGGCGCGTTGAGCTCCTTTTTCGCTTACCGTGGCGAAATGGTGATGGTCCGTCCATAGATTGCGTTGGGGCCATCACTTTCACCCGCGTAATAGACCATAAACCACTCATTGCCGGTGAGGTGCGTCATCCAAGGGTAGCCGAAATCCTCTACGCCGGGAGAGGATGTCAGGAGACGGTTCCGCTTCCATTGCAGCGTGTCGCTCTCAGCTTGCCAAAGGCTGATCTGATTTTTGTCCGTTCGCTCCGTCTGGAGCGCATAGAGTCTATCGGGCTGAGTCGGATCCGAAACGATGAATGGGCTGGGGTGGTTCGCATCTTTGTTCCCCTGGATTACGCTCGGTTGGAATTGCCAACTGACGCCCCGGTCATCGCTGGTGTACTGATGGTAGGCGTGTGCTGAATTTTCGCGAACCAATCCGATCAGACGTCCGCCCGTGGAGATGAAAGTTGGTTCGTAGTATTTGTTTGTCGTGATTGTTTTTGGCGGGTTCCACGTTCTGCCATCGTCTTTGGAGTAGGCGATCCAAAGGCCGTCACCGTGCGGCTTGCGGTAGTGGCCACACACCGCCAAACCCTCGTTCGGAACCTGGAACACGTGGCCGAAGACCGATCCGGTTTTGCTCTCTCCGATCGCGGAAGTGTCCGTGCTTTTCCAAGTCTTGCCGTGATCCTCGGATCTCCATCCGTAGATGTTGTTGCGGAGGTCATCGGTAAACGCCATCACCATTAAAACAATGGCACCATCCTTGGCTTTTCCAATCGCCAGGTTGGCAGCGTGCTGATACGGCATCGTGCTATCGAAAGTCTTCAGCACCTCAGGCGATGTGAAACTTTGACCGCCGTCTTGGGAGACCGACACCGCCGGGCATCCGTCGCCATTGACGTGTTTCCTTCCCGCGATGTAGGCGACAACAATGCTGCCATCATCGGCTTTGACAACTTTCGGCCAGGACAGGTGACAAAAGCGGTCGCCTTCGGGGGCCGGCACGATGATCCGAAACGATTCATTTTCATCTCCGACCGCTGATCCGATGCCCAGCAACGCGACTGCGAATAGCATCCACCCCGTTAAAATTTCAAGCTTCATAAGAAGGTCTCTTTGGTTAGCATCATCGTCTACGATCGCGCGGTCCGAGCTGTTGAGCCACCATCGCTCGACAGCCATTCGAGGATTTGCGTTTATCGATTGTTATTGTCGTCGCCAGCGGCCCCTTCCTGGCTCCGGAAAGGGATTTTACTCATCCTTCGGCGACAGGAAAGCATAGTCGCTGGGAGGCCAACTTTCATGCGAAAAAGTGCGTCGGTGAGATCCCCGCAGCGTTGGCGGCTCGGGAGCTATGCGTTTCGGCAATGCAGGTGCACTCGCTTGCGGCTGGCAGCTGTACCTGCGGGGCGTTGGTTAGAGGAATGGTGACAGCTTTTCTTTAGCCACCGAGGCCACTGAGAACACAGAGAAGCACCGTAACCGA
Above is a genomic segment from Rosistilla ulvae containing:
- a CDS encoding M48 family metallopeptidase, coding for MASTFDDPISSSPPSQSALNAPRVKPKEHVARGTGLHAMIGWLLFGIVGPILILLSIVGTYGIALIAWLIALVKYNQRAKKAEAVLMGNGVKVAPDQFPAIYASVARMAGQLELKSLPDVYIIESNEQNAFALKIGSKHNIVLIDDIVYGALDNDKPEILDFIIGHELAHHALGHTGLIRGTISNHYKPLSRLDEFSCDAVAVAMLQDATPGLDAMTLLAVGPRLFPRVDKGSFAKQAEQVMQNKYSKKAESAMSHPLLLRRYGALQGMKI
- a CDS encoding di-heme oxidoredictase family protein, with protein sequence MAVTHRYGSAGVLILALIIAPQTIAQDPVAGRELFEREWQYVDRGTTFTAWSTTTRMPQRRGRGRGPRPQHRDSGRELTSMLPAEGMEGMADGLGPLHNAVSCAACHPGGGASGVEHNVTLITVDPRSPIFERSAGRGGRGRAGGSDMDFFPGLVSGNTLSFNTVVHDLSTRRGYRAIRQRLAVGVPNGLPDVWFDPLSRTVDAIASQPVVAGRYGTLDYYLSQRNSPPLHGMGDIERISTNRLKAIALSRTRSSGGTISGRVAGKYGWRGQVDTLSDFVAGACASELGLNVANTARQAGDPADPRYLSLAADVSTTQVADLTRYVADLPAPAKPLLSLEERKRVHRGEQIFHSIGCAACHIADLPPARGIFSDLLLHDMGPDLQDPFPAPAYQLASTRSAAPASRYPSRYGRGEAWTYRSDAPSDRRRAVANDGRTSLATGTPEPIALDYPEQPQFPRGEVKEADLKGRHRFSWDALQREWKTPPLWGVADSAPYLHDGRAATLTDAIQWHGGEADQSKRKFDRLNEDQQQLLLAFLESMKGPVD
- a CDS encoding DUF3592 domain-containing protein codes for the protein MTKPIKAHKRGHILAIVMIGIVVWRCHRCIFLEFTGERARATIEEIHESSSRKYGGWSDWYLLLYTGKNGIEHEAKLKAGPFWLRPGYGESLAILYAPDNPSVVAHDSRVFNWSLPLIASCVVFWAMLDPQLKLLKRFETSK
- a CDS encoding ATP-binding protein produces the protein MSLRPTPDTVFTPRAASINPDMYVAREELERALRNGLNSQQHLLIHGDSGTGKSWLYKKVLSDLDVHFEVANLANASRLGSITNELANLVSRHEIAEKTGYSESKSAELNTIVAKGRLDHTGQYELGQKEPFESCLAAIRQRAGSRSGILVLDNLEAAFTDQFLKELADLLILCDDERYAYYDVKLLIVGVPSGVREYYYKTPHHATVANRLRELPEVSRLSLTQCRSLVEKGFEKRLRYTVEDPSSVYKHVAWVTDRIPQMIHEYCLEVANLIHHSGCTVDSDTLERADELWLSQSMYHGYAVVEQHMNERDTKAGRRNQTLFALGCTENEHVKASDVEELIRREFPNSTSGTTLNVTQILAQLGKGDQPVLKRTPKGDAYAFADPRYRMALRAMMMKTADERVEKVPLTNK
- a CDS encoding sialidase family protein — protein: MKLEILTGWMLFAVALLGIGSAVGDENESFRIIVPAPEGDRFCHLSWPKVVKADDGSIVVAYIAGRKHVNGDGCPAVSVSQDGGQSFTSPEVLKTFDSTMPYQHAANLAIGKAKDGAIVLMVMAFTDDLRNNIYGWRSEDHGKTWKSTDTSAIGESKTGSVFGHVFQVPNEGLAVCGHYRKPHGDGLWIAYSKDDGRTWNPPKTITTNKYYEPTFISTGGRLIGLVRENSAHAYHQYTSDDRGVSWQFQPSVIQGNKDANHPSPFIVSDPTQPDRLYALQTERTDKNQISLWQAESDTLQWKRNRLLTSSPGVEDFGYPWMTHLTGNEWFMVYYAGESDGPNAIYGRTITISPR